The Vespa velutina chromosome 4, iVesVel2.1, whole genome shotgun sequence genome has a window encoding:
- the LOC124948288 gene encoding kazrin isoform X6 gives MVEENAGTGARLDGELQRGRGENVILRGESRDVVPSTSSSSTTGLNNNGATSNSNLASGGIINSNNNGSSPASSGIGNPNHCQEVNESQAQAQEDGKRLSANSSPVEKRSSASDKSVSPIDKKNSPIDRKERSSPIDRKGSPVETRNSSPCRSPSEKTRRSYALNRDKTRLGESGRNLDSRSRSASPDRGSSNRTSFLHRGCSDLSGIERLRISTNPDSLRSRRFCRVTTDPETDVRKDIVDNDVRPEEDNEPPDPAPGSRPASPANSLGICDDSVVGARLSNLHGSGGSSGGSVELASARRLRLENERLVAEVARLRRLLLTGAARGEVGAEDAALEEEARFVALEMELQHAKEALHALKADRKRLKAEKFDLLNQMKALYGTLEDKERELRDFIRNYEQRMRENEATLGRFQQQEGGISSEERERERERERWSLLRAARDEADRSLSLAASLADKEVALSHARATIKELQRQLMERGGGGGGGSGSGGGGGVGGGGACLSDQESLVSFPRGTVNGVATPSAGSNSGGGVSGIIPHINSQPPLGTMELGMASNMSGGGTGAISSGGQAGDRGSCSADSGVRGSSDRESGGATSIGGNLSDSTTDGTPTITIEGSGPDMDNISMVSSVAPPHMYQSATTPKDCSPTLSPLNAFSRSTDNTSLSRSVEQLSSPLEPEPRRSKQAPTVTAPSTHSRSSATRGGTWGSISRVFARSRNRKSANTSTSGSGANESSEGFDPYRSWSPLTEEGYAEKLRLLREAASVPMERWRAPTVLAWLEVALGMPQYGPRCAENIKSGKVLLELSDAELEAGLGVTHPLHRKKLRLAIEEHRHPNLVRYPCIAQLGHTWVSSEWLPDLGLAQYSESFATNMVDARMLDHLNKKELEKLLGVSRKFHQASIVHGIHLLRMLNYDRQALAVRRHQCDQVDTDPLVWTNQRFIRWARNIDLTEYAENLKDSGVHGALVVLEPSFTGDTMATALGIPPAKHMIRRHLTAELEALVLPTRSQLEVVPKGSTVRGRQMSTMSAGGSLNRGSRALHQHHQTSLSALHMTANHVGTVDRRRSSLRLSWMNSQVCLLKEI, from the exons ATGGTGGAGGAGAACGCAGGGACGGGTGCTCGACTGGATGGGGAGTTACAACgtggaagaggagagaacGTAATCTTACGTGGCGAATCACGTGACGTTGTTCCTAGtacatcgtcatcgtcgactACGGGATTGAACAATAACGGTGCCACGAGTAACAGCAATCTGGCTAGCGGTGGTATAATAAACAGTAACAACAATGGATCATCCCCGGCATCCAGTGGTATCGGTAATCCGAATCACTGTCAAGAGGTCAACGAATCCCAAGCACAAGCGCAGGAAGATGGTAAAAGGCTCAGTGCTAATAGCAGCCCAGTTGAAAAGAGAAGTTCGGCAAGCGACAAATCGGTCAGTccgatcgataagaaaaatagtcCGATcgataggaaagaaagatctaGTCCCATAGATCGAAAGGGTAGTCCCGTAG AAACACGAAATAGTTCGCCATGTCGAAGTCCAAGCGAAAAAACTCGAAGGTCATATGCATTGAATCGCGATAAAACACGGCTCGGTGAGTCCGGAAGGAATTTAGATTCACGATCTAGAAGTGCCAGTCCGGATAGAGGTTCATCGAACAGAACATCCTTCTTACATCGTGGCTGCAGCGATCTATCGGGCATCGAAAGGCTTAGAATTTCTACTAATCCTGATTCATTGAGATCCCGAAGATTTTGTAGAGTTACGACAGATCCGGAGACCGACGTACGTAAGGACATCGTTGATAATGACGTAAGACCGGAGGAAGACAATGAACCACCCGATCCAGCACCAGGAAGTAGACCAGCCTCGCCTGCAAATTCTTTAG GTATTTGCGACGATAGCGTAGTCGGAGCAAGATTATCGAATCTACATGGTAGCGGAGGAAGTAGCGGAGGTTCCGTTGAATTAGCTAGCGCGAGAAGGCTACGATTGGAGAACGAACGATTGGTCGCTGAGGTTGCGAGGTTAAGGAGGTTATTACTTACCGGTGCAGCACGTGGCGAGGTTGGAGCCGAGGATGCAGCATTGGAGGAAGAGGCACGCTTTGTTGCCCTAGAAATGGAATTGCAACATGCGAAGGAAGCCTTGCATGCACTGAAAGCCGATCGTAAACGATTGAAGGCCGAAAAGTTCGATCTGCTCAATCAGATGAAAGCATTGTACGGTACCCTTGAAGATAAGGAACGAGAGCTACGTGATTTTATACGTAATTACGAACAG CGTATGCGAGAGAACGAGGCTACGTTGGGTCGTTTTCAACAACAGGAAGGCGGTATCTCCTCGGAGGAGCgcgaaagagaacgagaaagagaacgttGGAGCCTTTTAAGAGCAGCAAGAGACGAGGCGGATAGAAGCTTAAGCCTTGCAGCAAGTCTCGCTGACAAAGAAGTTGCCCTATCGCACGCACGTGCTACTATAAAGGAG CTTCAACGTCAATTAATGGAAAgaggcggtggcggtggcggtggcagTGGCagtggcggtggtggcggtgtTGGCGGTGGTGGTGCCTGTTTGAGCGATCAGGAATCCTTGGTGTCCTTCCCACGTGGCACTGTAAATGGCGTGGCAACTCCAAGTGCTGGAAGTAACAGTGGCGGTGGTGTTAGTGGTATCATCCCTCATATCAATTCTCAGCCACCCTTAGGGACAATGGAGTTGGGAATGGCCAGTAATATGAGTGGTGGTGGTACAGGTGCAATATCCTCGGGTGGACAAGCCGGAGATCGTGGTAGCTGTAGTGCCGATAGTGGTGTTCGTGGATCTAGCGATAGAGAAAGTGGTGGTGCAACGAGCATCGGTGGAAATCTATCGGACTCGACGACCGACG GAACACCGACAATTACGATCGAAGGAAGCGGTCCCGACATGGACAACATCTCTATGGTATCCTCCGTAGCACCTCCCCACATGTATCAGT CAGCGACGACACCAAAGGATTGTAGTCCCACGCTGTCACCATTGAATGCATTTTCAAGATCTACAGACAACACTTCGTTATCACGATCGGTGGAACAATTGTCGAGTCCTTTAGAACCAGAACCAAGAAGAAGCAAACAAGCGCCAACTGTAACAGCGCCTTCAACACATTCACGCTCTTCCGCTACTCGAGGTGGTACATGGGGTTCCATATCAAG GGTTTTCGCACGATCACGAAATCGAAAAAGTGCTAACACTTCTACCAGCGGAAGTGGCGCTAATGAATCATCAGAGGGATTCGATCCTTATAGATCATGGTCACCTCTTACCGAGGAAGGTTATGCCGAGAAGCTTCGTTTGTTGAGGGAAGCAGCATCGGTACCAATGGAACGATGGAGAGCACCAACTGTTTTAGCATGGCTCGAAGTAGCTCTTGGTATGCCACAGTATGGTCCAAGATGTgcagaaaatattaaatccgGCAAG GTACTTCTTGAACTGAGCGACGCCGAGTTGGAAGCTGGTTTAGGGGTGACTCATCCTCTTCATAGAAAAAAGTTGCGGTTAGCTATCGAAGAACATCGACATCCTAATCTGGTTAGATATCCATGCATAGCTCAGCTCGGTCACACTTGGGTTAGCTCCGAGTGGTTACCCGATCTTGGATTAGCACAATACTCGGAAAGCTTTGCTACCAATATGGTCGACGCACGTATGCTCGATCatttgaataaaaaggaattggAAAAATTACTTGGCGTATCGAGGAAATTTCATCAAGCTAGTATAGTACACGGGATACATTTATTACGAATGTTGAATTATGATCGTCAG GCACTCGCCGTAAGAAGACATCAATGTGATCAAGTTGATACGGATCCTTTGGTATGGACCAATCAAAGGTTCATACGATGGGCTAGAAACATTGATTTAACCGAATACGCAGAAAATTTAAAAG atTCTGGGGTACACGGTGCGCTCGTTGTATTGGAACCATCCTTCACCGGTGATACAATGGCTACCGCTTTGGGTATACCACCAGCGAAGCACATGATCAGACGACATCTAACAGCCGAACTTGAAGCCCTCGTTTTACCTACAAG AAGTCAACTGGAGGTCGTCCCGAAGGGCAGCACTGTCAGAGGTCGTCAAATGAGTACCATGAGCGCTGGTGGTAGTCTAAATCGTGGAAGCAGGGCTCTACATCAGCACCATCAGACCTCACTATCGGCTCTACATATGACGGCAAATCATGTTGGAACTGTTGATAGACGGAGATCCAGTCTCAGg TTATCGTGGATGAACTCACAGGTATGCCTTTTAAAGGAAATTTAA
- the LOC124948288 gene encoding kazrin isoform X2 → MVEENAGTGARLDGELQRGRGENVILRGESRDVVPSTSSSSTTGLNNNGATSNSNLASGGIINSNNNGSSPASSGIGNPNHCQEVNESQAQAQEDGKRLSANSSPVEKRSSASDKSVSPIDKKNSPIDRKERSSPIDRKGSPVETRNSSPCRSPSEKTRRSYALNRDKTRLGESGRNLDSRSRSASPDRGSSNRTSFLHRGCSDLSGIERLRISTNPDSLRSRRFCRVTTDPETDVRKDIVDNDVRPEEDNEPPDPAPGSRPASPANSLGICDDSVVGARLSNLHGSGGSSGGSVELASARRLRLENERLVAEVARLRRLLLTGAARGEVGAEDAALEEEARFVALEMELQHAKEALHALKADRKRLKAEKFDLLNQMKALYGTLEDKERELRDFIRNYEQRMRENEATLGRFQQQEGGISSEERERERERERWSLLRAARDEADRSLSLAASLADKEVALSHARATIKELQRQLMERGGGGGGGSGSGGGGGVGGGGACLSDQESLVSFPRGTVNGVATPSAGSNSGGGVSGIIPHINSQPPLGTMELGMASNMSGGGTGAISSGGQAGDRGSCSADSGVRGSSDRESGGATSIGGNLSDSTTDGTPTITIEGSGPDMDNISMVSSVAPPHMYQSTTPKDCSPTLSPLNAFSRSTDNTSLSRSVEQLSSPLEPEPRRSKQAPTVTAPSTHSRSSATRGGTWGSISRVFARSRNRKSANTSTSGSGANESSEGFDPYRSWSPLTEEGYAEKLRLLREAASVPMERWRAPTVLAWLEVALGMPQYGPRCAENIKSGKVLLELSDAELEAGLGVTHPLHRKKLRLAIEEHRHPNLVRYPCIAQLGHTWVSSEWLPDLGLAQYSESFATNMVDARMLDHLNKKELEKLLGVSRKFHQASIVHGIHLLRMLNYDRQALAVRRHQCDQVDTDPLVWTNQRFIRWARNIDLTEYAENLKDSGVHGALVVLEPSFTGDTMATALGIPPAKHMIRRHLTAELEALVLPTRSQLEVVPKGSTVRGRQMSTMSAGGSLNRGSRALHQHHQTSLSALHMTANHVGTVDRRRSSLRGSLSRAFGLRPRSEKASPSSSSDTGSLASQCQYINSVRSNSPAPEITVGKKHRRVKSIGDIEYITSVAVNTPV, encoded by the exons ATGGTGGAGGAGAACGCAGGGACGGGTGCTCGACTGGATGGGGAGTTACAACgtggaagaggagagaacGTAATCTTACGTGGCGAATCACGTGACGTTGTTCCTAGtacatcgtcatcgtcgactACGGGATTGAACAATAACGGTGCCACGAGTAACAGCAATCTGGCTAGCGGTGGTATAATAAACAGTAACAACAATGGATCATCCCCGGCATCCAGTGGTATCGGTAATCCGAATCACTGTCAAGAGGTCAACGAATCCCAAGCACAAGCGCAGGAAGATGGTAAAAGGCTCAGTGCTAATAGCAGCCCAGTTGAAAAGAGAAGTTCGGCAAGCGACAAATCGGTCAGTccgatcgataagaaaaatagtcCGATcgataggaaagaaagatctaGTCCCATAGATCGAAAGGGTAGTCCCGTAG AAACACGAAATAGTTCGCCATGTCGAAGTCCAAGCGAAAAAACTCGAAGGTCATATGCATTGAATCGCGATAAAACACGGCTCGGTGAGTCCGGAAGGAATTTAGATTCACGATCTAGAAGTGCCAGTCCGGATAGAGGTTCATCGAACAGAACATCCTTCTTACATCGTGGCTGCAGCGATCTATCGGGCATCGAAAGGCTTAGAATTTCTACTAATCCTGATTCATTGAGATCCCGAAGATTTTGTAGAGTTACGACAGATCCGGAGACCGACGTACGTAAGGACATCGTTGATAATGACGTAAGACCGGAGGAAGACAATGAACCACCCGATCCAGCACCAGGAAGTAGACCAGCCTCGCCTGCAAATTCTTTAG GTATTTGCGACGATAGCGTAGTCGGAGCAAGATTATCGAATCTACATGGTAGCGGAGGAAGTAGCGGAGGTTCCGTTGAATTAGCTAGCGCGAGAAGGCTACGATTGGAGAACGAACGATTGGTCGCTGAGGTTGCGAGGTTAAGGAGGTTATTACTTACCGGTGCAGCACGTGGCGAGGTTGGAGCCGAGGATGCAGCATTGGAGGAAGAGGCACGCTTTGTTGCCCTAGAAATGGAATTGCAACATGCGAAGGAAGCCTTGCATGCACTGAAAGCCGATCGTAAACGATTGAAGGCCGAAAAGTTCGATCTGCTCAATCAGATGAAAGCATTGTACGGTACCCTTGAAGATAAGGAACGAGAGCTACGTGATTTTATACGTAATTACGAACAG CGTATGCGAGAGAACGAGGCTACGTTGGGTCGTTTTCAACAACAGGAAGGCGGTATCTCCTCGGAGGAGCgcgaaagagaacgagaaagagaacgttGGAGCCTTTTAAGAGCAGCAAGAGACGAGGCGGATAGAAGCTTAAGCCTTGCAGCAAGTCTCGCTGACAAAGAAGTTGCCCTATCGCACGCACGTGCTACTATAAAGGAG CTTCAACGTCAATTAATGGAAAgaggcggtggcggtggcggtggcagTGGCagtggcggtggtggcggtgtTGGCGGTGGTGGTGCCTGTTTGAGCGATCAGGAATCCTTGGTGTCCTTCCCACGTGGCACTGTAAATGGCGTGGCAACTCCAAGTGCTGGAAGTAACAGTGGCGGTGGTGTTAGTGGTATCATCCCTCATATCAATTCTCAGCCACCCTTAGGGACAATGGAGTTGGGAATGGCCAGTAATATGAGTGGTGGTGGTACAGGTGCAATATCCTCGGGTGGACAAGCCGGAGATCGTGGTAGCTGTAGTGCCGATAGTGGTGTTCGTGGATCTAGCGATAGAGAAAGTGGTGGTGCAACGAGCATCGGTGGAAATCTATCGGACTCGACGACCGACG GAACACCGACAATTACGATCGAAGGAAGCGGTCCCGACATGGACAACATCTCTATGGTATCCTCCGTAGCACCTCCCCACATGTATCAGT CGACGACACCAAAGGATTGTAGTCCCACGCTGTCACCATTGAATGCATTTTCAAGATCTACAGACAACACTTCGTTATCACGATCGGTGGAACAATTGTCGAGTCCTTTAGAACCAGAACCAAGAAGAAGCAAACAAGCGCCAACTGTAACAGCGCCTTCAACACATTCACGCTCTTCCGCTACTCGAGGTGGTACATGGGGTTCCATATCAAG GGTTTTCGCACGATCACGAAATCGAAAAAGTGCTAACACTTCTACCAGCGGAAGTGGCGCTAATGAATCATCAGAGGGATTCGATCCTTATAGATCATGGTCACCTCTTACCGAGGAAGGTTATGCCGAGAAGCTTCGTTTGTTGAGGGAAGCAGCATCGGTACCAATGGAACGATGGAGAGCACCAACTGTTTTAGCATGGCTCGAAGTAGCTCTTGGTATGCCACAGTATGGTCCAAGATGTgcagaaaatattaaatccgGCAAG GTACTTCTTGAACTGAGCGACGCCGAGTTGGAAGCTGGTTTAGGGGTGACTCATCCTCTTCATAGAAAAAAGTTGCGGTTAGCTATCGAAGAACATCGACATCCTAATCTGGTTAGATATCCATGCATAGCTCAGCTCGGTCACACTTGGGTTAGCTCCGAGTGGTTACCCGATCTTGGATTAGCACAATACTCGGAAAGCTTTGCTACCAATATGGTCGACGCACGTATGCTCGATCatttgaataaaaaggaattggAAAAATTACTTGGCGTATCGAGGAAATTTCATCAAGCTAGTATAGTACACGGGATACATTTATTACGAATGTTGAATTATGATCGTCAG GCACTCGCCGTAAGAAGACATCAATGTGATCAAGTTGATACGGATCCTTTGGTATGGACCAATCAAAGGTTCATACGATGGGCTAGAAACATTGATTTAACCGAATACGCAGAAAATTTAAAAG atTCTGGGGTACACGGTGCGCTCGTTGTATTGGAACCATCCTTCACCGGTGATACAATGGCTACCGCTTTGGGTATACCACCAGCGAAGCACATGATCAGACGACATCTAACAGCCGAACTTGAAGCCCTCGTTTTACCTACAAG AAGTCAACTGGAGGTCGTCCCGAAGGGCAGCACTGTCAGAGGTCGTCAAATGAGTACCATGAGCGCTGGTGGTAGTCTAAATCGTGGAAGCAGGGCTCTACATCAGCACCATCAGACCTCACTATCGGCTCTACATATGACGGCAAATCATGTTGGAACTGTTGATAGACGGAGATCCAGTCTCAGg GGTTCCTTGAGCCGTGCATTTGGTCTACGTCCGAGAAGCGAAAAGGCGTCGCCGTCCTCGTCGTCAGATACAGGAAGTCTTGCCAGTCAATGTCAATACATTAATAGCGTACGAAGTAATTCACCGGCACCTGAGATCACCGTTGGAAAGAAACATCGTCGTGTTAAAAGTATCGGTGACATCGAATATATAACAAGCGTGGCGGTAAATACGCCCGTCTGA
- the LOC124948288 gene encoding kazrin isoform X5: MVEENAGTGARLDGELQRGRGENVILRGESRDVVPSTSSSSTTGLNNNGATSNSNLASGGIINSNNNGSSPASSGIGNPNHCQEVNESQAQAQEDGKRLSANSSPVEKRSSASDKSVSPIDKKNSPIDRKERSSPIDRKGSPVETRNSSPCRSPSEKTRRSYALNRDKTRLGESGRNLDSRSRSASPDRGSSNRTSFLHRGCSDLSGIERLRISTNPDSLRSRRFCRVTTDPETDVRKDIVDNDVRPEEDNEPPDPAPGSRPASPANSLGICDDSVVGARLSNLHGSGGSSGGSVELASARRLRLENERLVAEVARLRRLLLTGAARGEVGAEDAALEEEARFVALEMELQHAKEALHALKADRKRLKAEKFDLLNQMKALYGTLEDKERELRDFIRNYEQRMRENEATLGRFQQQEGGISSEERERERERERWSLLRAARDEADRSLSLAASLADKEVALSHARATIKELQRQLMERGGGGGGGSGSGGGGGVGGGGACLSDQESLVSFPRGTVNGVATPSAGSNSGGGVSGIIPHINSQPPLGTMELGMASNMSGGGTGAISSGGQAGDRGSCSADSGVRGSSDRESGGATSIGGNLSDSTTDATTPKDCSPTLSPLNAFSRSTDNTSLSRSVEQLSSPLEPEPRRSKQAPTVTAPSTHSRSSATRGGTWGSISRVFARSRNRKSANTSTSGSGANESSEGFDPYRSWSPLTEEGYAEKLRLLREAASVPMERWRAPTVLAWLEVALGMPQYGPRCAENIKSGKVLLELSDAELEAGLGVTHPLHRKKLRLAIEEHRHPNLVRYPCIAQLGHTWVSSEWLPDLGLAQYSESFATNMVDARMLDHLNKKELEKLLGVSRKFHQASIVHGIHLLRMLNYDRQALAVRRHQCDQVDTDPLVWTNQRFIRWARNIDLTEYAENLKDSGVHGALVVLEPSFTGDTMATALGIPPAKHMIRRHLTAELEALVLPTRSQLEVVPKGSTVRGRQMSTMSAGGSLNRGSRALHQHHQTSLSALHMTANHVGTVDRRRSSLRGSLSRAFGLRPRSEKASPSSSSDTGSLASQCQYINSVRSNSPAPEITVGKKHRRVKSIGDIEYITSVAVNTPV; the protein is encoded by the exons ATGGTGGAGGAGAACGCAGGGACGGGTGCTCGACTGGATGGGGAGTTACAACgtggaagaggagagaacGTAATCTTACGTGGCGAATCACGTGACGTTGTTCCTAGtacatcgtcatcgtcgactACGGGATTGAACAATAACGGTGCCACGAGTAACAGCAATCTGGCTAGCGGTGGTATAATAAACAGTAACAACAATGGATCATCCCCGGCATCCAGTGGTATCGGTAATCCGAATCACTGTCAAGAGGTCAACGAATCCCAAGCACAAGCGCAGGAAGATGGTAAAAGGCTCAGTGCTAATAGCAGCCCAGTTGAAAAGAGAAGTTCGGCAAGCGACAAATCGGTCAGTccgatcgataagaaaaatagtcCGATcgataggaaagaaagatctaGTCCCATAGATCGAAAGGGTAGTCCCGTAG AAACACGAAATAGTTCGCCATGTCGAAGTCCAAGCGAAAAAACTCGAAGGTCATATGCATTGAATCGCGATAAAACACGGCTCGGTGAGTCCGGAAGGAATTTAGATTCACGATCTAGAAGTGCCAGTCCGGATAGAGGTTCATCGAACAGAACATCCTTCTTACATCGTGGCTGCAGCGATCTATCGGGCATCGAAAGGCTTAGAATTTCTACTAATCCTGATTCATTGAGATCCCGAAGATTTTGTAGAGTTACGACAGATCCGGAGACCGACGTACGTAAGGACATCGTTGATAATGACGTAAGACCGGAGGAAGACAATGAACCACCCGATCCAGCACCAGGAAGTAGACCAGCCTCGCCTGCAAATTCTTTAG GTATTTGCGACGATAGCGTAGTCGGAGCAAGATTATCGAATCTACATGGTAGCGGAGGAAGTAGCGGAGGTTCCGTTGAATTAGCTAGCGCGAGAAGGCTACGATTGGAGAACGAACGATTGGTCGCTGAGGTTGCGAGGTTAAGGAGGTTATTACTTACCGGTGCAGCACGTGGCGAGGTTGGAGCCGAGGATGCAGCATTGGAGGAAGAGGCACGCTTTGTTGCCCTAGAAATGGAATTGCAACATGCGAAGGAAGCCTTGCATGCACTGAAAGCCGATCGTAAACGATTGAAGGCCGAAAAGTTCGATCTGCTCAATCAGATGAAAGCATTGTACGGTACCCTTGAAGATAAGGAACGAGAGCTACGTGATTTTATACGTAATTACGAACAG CGTATGCGAGAGAACGAGGCTACGTTGGGTCGTTTTCAACAACAGGAAGGCGGTATCTCCTCGGAGGAGCgcgaaagagaacgagaaagagaacgttGGAGCCTTTTAAGAGCAGCAAGAGACGAGGCGGATAGAAGCTTAAGCCTTGCAGCAAGTCTCGCTGACAAAGAAGTTGCCCTATCGCACGCACGTGCTACTATAAAGGAG CTTCAACGTCAATTAATGGAAAgaggcggtggcggtggcggtggcagTGGCagtggcggtggtggcggtgtTGGCGGTGGTGGTGCCTGTTTGAGCGATCAGGAATCCTTGGTGTCCTTCCCACGTGGCACTGTAAATGGCGTGGCAACTCCAAGTGCTGGAAGTAACAGTGGCGGTGGTGTTAGTGGTATCATCCCTCATATCAATTCTCAGCCACCCTTAGGGACAATGGAGTTGGGAATGGCCAGTAATATGAGTGGTGGTGGTACAGGTGCAATATCCTCGGGTGGACAAGCCGGAGATCGTGGTAGCTGTAGTGCCGATAGTGGTGTTCGTGGATCTAGCGATAGAGAAAGTGGTGGTGCAACGAGCATCGGTGGAAATCTATCGGACTCGACGACCGACG CGACGACACCAAAGGATTGTAGTCCCACGCTGTCACCATTGAATGCATTTTCAAGATCTACAGACAACACTTCGTTATCACGATCGGTGGAACAATTGTCGAGTCCTTTAGAACCAGAACCAAGAAGAAGCAAACAAGCGCCAACTGTAACAGCGCCTTCAACACATTCACGCTCTTCCGCTACTCGAGGTGGTACATGGGGTTCCATATCAAG GGTTTTCGCACGATCACGAAATCGAAAAAGTGCTAACACTTCTACCAGCGGAAGTGGCGCTAATGAATCATCAGAGGGATTCGATCCTTATAGATCATGGTCACCTCTTACCGAGGAAGGTTATGCCGAGAAGCTTCGTTTGTTGAGGGAAGCAGCATCGGTACCAATGGAACGATGGAGAGCACCAACTGTTTTAGCATGGCTCGAAGTAGCTCTTGGTATGCCACAGTATGGTCCAAGATGTgcagaaaatattaaatccgGCAAG GTACTTCTTGAACTGAGCGACGCCGAGTTGGAAGCTGGTTTAGGGGTGACTCATCCTCTTCATAGAAAAAAGTTGCGGTTAGCTATCGAAGAACATCGACATCCTAATCTGGTTAGATATCCATGCATAGCTCAGCTCGGTCACACTTGGGTTAGCTCCGAGTGGTTACCCGATCTTGGATTAGCACAATACTCGGAAAGCTTTGCTACCAATATGGTCGACGCACGTATGCTCGATCatttgaataaaaaggaattggAAAAATTACTTGGCGTATCGAGGAAATTTCATCAAGCTAGTATAGTACACGGGATACATTTATTACGAATGTTGAATTATGATCGTCAG GCACTCGCCGTAAGAAGACATCAATGTGATCAAGTTGATACGGATCCTTTGGTATGGACCAATCAAAGGTTCATACGATGGGCTAGAAACATTGATTTAACCGAATACGCAGAAAATTTAAAAG atTCTGGGGTACACGGTGCGCTCGTTGTATTGGAACCATCCTTCACCGGTGATACAATGGCTACCGCTTTGGGTATACCACCAGCGAAGCACATGATCAGACGACATCTAACAGCCGAACTTGAAGCCCTCGTTTTACCTACAAG AAGTCAACTGGAGGTCGTCCCGAAGGGCAGCACTGTCAGAGGTCGTCAAATGAGTACCATGAGCGCTGGTGGTAGTCTAAATCGTGGAAGCAGGGCTCTACATCAGCACCATCAGACCTCACTATCGGCTCTACATATGACGGCAAATCATGTTGGAACTGTTGATAGACGGAGATCCAGTCTCAGg GGTTCCTTGAGCCGTGCATTTGGTCTACGTCCGAGAAGCGAAAAGGCGTCGCCGTCCTCGTCGTCAGATACAGGAAGTCTTGCCAGTCAATGTCAATACATTAATAGCGTACGAAGTAATTCACCGGCACCTGAGATCACCGTTGGAAAGAAACATCGTCGTGTTAAAAGTATCGGTGACATCGAATATATAACAAGCGTGGCGGTAAATACGCCCGTCTGA